One window from the genome of Myxococcales bacterium encodes:
- a CDS encoding serpin family protein yields the protein MTSDDLKALWQAQLAAAIDVYGAVAGDKALQENFAYSPASVSLALAMTSAGASGDALAHIEATMGFPAQGALHDLMAESTGALLEMNHEPLFPGQEGEVDGQQVNVVNSLWPQEGLEFKAPFLDEMSMSYDTGVYPVDYFGATEAARQSINGWVGDQTNDLIPELIPSGILSEDTQLTLVNAVYLKAPWASTFDAALTSDGVFFGQSTAGAVQRTVPYMRGTSAVSTAIVDAGELGTLQVVEIPYGHGDLSFVVVMPACANGEDCESATLPPVPASALPQALAAQLQQTGVSLSLPKFEIRSAVKLREAFEALGMTAPFNGGIDRIADQEFVVAEIVHEAFVTIDEKGTEAAAATAVVFEPTGVPETLVINRAFWFVIRDNALGIPLFIGFVADPS from the coding sequence GTGACGTCGGACGATCTCAAGGCGCTGTGGCAGGCGCAGCTCGCCGCCGCGATCGATGTCTACGGCGCGGTCGCGGGCGACAAGGCCCTACAAGAAAATTTTGCCTACTCGCCGGCGTCGGTATCGCTCGCCTTGGCGATGACGAGCGCGGGGGCTTCTGGCGACGCGCTGGCGCACATTGAGGCAACCATGGGCTTTCCCGCGCAAGGCGCGCTGCATGACCTTATGGCGGAAAGCACCGGCGCGCTGCTCGAGATGAATCATGAGCCGCTGTTTCCCGGCCAGGAAGGCGAAGTCGATGGCCAGCAGGTCAACGTGGTGAACTCGCTTTGGCCACAGGAAGGGCTCGAGTTCAAGGCGCCATTTCTCGACGAGATGAGCATGTCGTACGATACCGGCGTCTATCCAGTAGACTACTTCGGTGCTACCGAGGCGGCGCGTCAGTCAATTAATGGCTGGGTCGGCGATCAAACAAATGATTTGATTCCCGAGCTGATTCCGTCGGGCATCCTCTCCGAAGACACCCAATTGACACTAGTCAATGCGGTGTATCTCAAAGCGCCATGGGCCAGCACGTTTGACGCGGCGTTGACGTCTGACGGCGTATTTTTCGGGCAATCAACTGCGGGCGCGGTGCAGCGCACGGTGCCCTATATGCGCGGCACATCCGCCGTTAGCACGGCGATCGTGGACGCTGGAGAACTTGGCACCTTGCAAGTCGTCGAGATCCCGTATGGCCATGGCGATCTATCGTTTGTTGTCGTGATGCCTGCGTGCGCTAACGGCGAGGATTGCGAGTCCGCGACGCTGCCGCCGGTGCCCGCCAGCGCGTTGCCACAGGCGCTCGCCGCGCAGCTGCAACAAACCGGCGTCTCGCTGTCGCTGCCGAAGTTTGAGATTCGCAGCGCCGTGAAGCTACGCGAAGCCTTTGAAGCGCTCGGCATGACCGCGCCGTTCAATGGCGGCATAGATCGCATTGCCGACCAAGAATTTGTGGTGGCGGAAATTGTCCACGAGGCCTTCGTCACCATCGACGAAAAGGGCACCGAGGCTGCGGCGGCCACAGCCGTGGTATTCGAACCGACCGGTGTGCCAGAAACGCTCGTGATTAATCGCGCGTTTTGGTTCGTGATCCGCGACAATGCCTTGGGAATTCCGCTGTTTATTGGCTTTGTCGCCGACCCTAGCTGA
- a CDS encoding thioredoxin family protein — MRGLQLKATAKKLIGCMLALSFMTACRSKSGDTTLTPREEATAVDKPAVVAPSVDAGEPAPPDIAAVGVAGTKREIVPVAGKFTVIDFWAPWCEPCKAISAGLIDLATAHDIAVRKVEIEDVDDPVAITHLTPRGFGVPHLKVYDARGRLLGEKSGAASELLPWVAALLPPSRAR, encoded by the coding sequence ATGCGTGGGTTGCAATTGAAAGCGACGGCCAAGAAGCTCATTGGGTGCATGTTGGCGCTATCGTTCATGACCGCGTGTCGAAGCAAAAGTGGTGACACAACGCTGACGCCACGCGAAGAGGCGACGGCGGTCGACAAGCCAGCGGTCGTAGCACCGTCCGTCGACGCAGGTGAGCCTGCCCCGCCCGATATCGCGGCGGTGGGCGTCGCGGGCACCAAGCGGGAGATCGTGCCGGTCGCCGGCAAATTCACCGTGATCGATTTTTGGGCGCCGTGGTGCGAGCCGTGTAAGGCGATTTCGGCGGGGCTCATCGACCTCGCGACCGCGCATGACATCGCGGTGCGCAAGGTGGAAATCGAAGACGTCGACGACCCCGTCGCCATAACGCATCTAACGCCGCGCGGCTTTGGCGTGCCGCACCTCAAAGTTTACGATGCGCGTGGCAGGCTGCTCGGCGAAAAATCGGGCGCGGCGTCGGAGCTCTTGCCGTGGGTGGCGGCATTGCTGCCGCCCAGCCGCGCGCGTTAG